The Bactrocera dorsalis isolate Fly_Bdor chromosome 2, ASM2337382v1, whole genome shotgun sequence region CAGCTATGCTAAGAAATTCAGCTCGACCAcacattcaacaaaaaattcaaattctaatataacattatatatgtaaatatatttatatgtcatTTAATCACTTATTAAAAGCATACCCACCCAGCAACGCACACACTGATAACCACAGTGACCCTTAAGTATGTACATAGCGCCAttctattataaatataaacaattaaaatttctgagaacttataaattatttctttttaatttggctagatatcttcacgaaattttacatcgTTTACTAATATTAGAGGCAATGGTGCGAGCTCCCATGAGGCCGTGTCCTCATCGCCAAAATTCCTAATTTTTCGGCTTCTCAAAAATAGGTCgatttttttcactaattttttattgtaaatttaaaattttttttttttgttgcttttagaTAGAGattcaaataaatcaactgATAACAACTTGAGATATTGTGGCTACCGCATCACAAAAaggagttttgagaaaaacgcgtttaaagttttacgttatacgatattcgctcagCCGGTCTAGTTGCCACGTCACTtaaatggctataactttgaaaataatttgagttttcaaaaatccttttagggagatatttttgaatatcaaaactatcgaattttgaaaaaaaaattcgacattttcaaatttgtagactattaatttatgtttaaacTAATTAGTAAGCTTGAACTAGACACAAGACTCTCAAATTGGCAAATAAGACTATCGGATAAACCCTTTAATATCCCAACTAATTGTTCACAACTGAACAATATAAGGCAACACTATAATAAAAGTCAAGACCCTAATGCCAATCtacataaatttgataaacCACGCAGTCCACATGTACTCCATGTTTTGAATGAGATTGCTGAATTTtgttaataacaacaacttttCGTAGCagaaagtacatacataaattcatattcaaaattattcttGCGATTTAAAGGCTCTTTATCATATTATATGTAGCTACTCTCCACAAATTTTCGCTCCACACACAATCGCAGTGAAGAGTTAATTACGAATTCCTCTCGAACCGATAACGAGCCGCGTGTAAAGCTTTTCTAATGCCTTTCTTGCAATCAGTACTCCACGAACCAACGGCCAAAGAAGTTTTTTCAAGCTAAAGAAATAATCAAACAGAAAAGAATTTATGAATTAAATGCAAAAAGTACTGGTTACATTTCCGAAAATGTCAAGCTTTCAAACATTCTTGCTCCTGATCGTCACGTTGTGTGTGAGTTGGAAAAGTGGTGCGTATAGCGGTAAACAGTGCTGCGATCAGATCAGTGGTCTTCGGTTGAccaattattacttttattgataaattatttgattttctgAATACAGCTATTGCTGCAAAAGTGTGCAGTGCAGAGAATAAAGAGTGGGCGTGTAAGTCCGGCGACTGTATTGCAACAAAAAATCTGTGCGATGGCATCCCGCACTGCCGCGATGGTTCCGATGAGACGAAAGCATCTTGCAAAGGGATGCAATGTTCATTTGCTTCATTTCGCTGTGATTATGGTGCATGTATATTACTCGATTTCGTGTGTGACGGTATTCCCGATTGTGTTGATTCATCAGATGAGGACAGTGAGATGTGTCTCAAACGACGCAATGATTTACTGAATGATGAAATAGATGAggaaataaatcgaaaaaaatgtattgagtaAGTTTTCTAATCTTATTTACACGTTCATATATTGATGTTGAGTTatctaaaatatgtaaaaaacaaTCACACGGTTAATTTTCCGACAACTCGGCTATCAGGCGAGCGGGCAtgaactttattttgttttaccgAGGATACGATACCTATTTATCAGGTGCACCGCAAGCCGAAACTGACCTACACGAGGCTCACGAGTCTACCAGACTAACTTAGCCTAGTATTTAAACTTGTATTTATCGCCttacatacaattttaaaacGAGCGACCTTCGCCCCAATAagatatttattacttttcctCCATTACATTACCTTATAACCTTAAGTCCAGCTTTATGAAAGGTTAAATCTTTTGCAGTAATGGAGATACCTtcttgtaaaaaatgttaaccataaaattttaatgttaagCGGTAATTAAATCGTGATGGCGAATAAATGTTGTATGCTATGGCCTCAGACATCTGAATTAGCTTCTGAAGCCGAGTGTGCTGAGTGCGTGTTTTTGTACAAATGGAAAGTTATTTTCTAAGAAGACATCAACGTATAAACTTAAATTCTATAAAACCAGatcttaatatttatattttcgattttttcaaactaCAGACCAAATATTTGACACGCATTTGTTACTTTTAGTGACGGGCAAATGGAGTGTTGGTCGGGTCAGTGTATCAGCATCACTGATAAATGTAATGGCGTAGAGGACTGTGACGACGGTACTGATGAGCTGTATTCTTTGTGCCAGACGATATTGTGTATGCAACATCAGTTCCAATGCGATTATGGCGCGTGTTTACCCATGAAAGCCaaatgtaatggaacaaaggaATGCTTCGATGGCAGCGATGAGTACGAAGGACTTTGAAAGAAGGAAATTGCCACCGATTttgaagccattgaaaattatgaaaaagatttAACAACCACACCTGAAGTTGATATCTCACTTATAGCACCGgccacaaacacaaaaacaaatgtaacaagtataaatgaaaatgaaactaTGATCGTACAAAAAACATCAGTTCATTCACCAGCTGCAACGACTTCAGCGGAAAATTTCGAttggtttaaatattttaagaaaccCTTCGAACACACACAAGTAAAAATTCCACagattaataaaaatcaaacatttccCATTGACATTCGAAATAGTACACCATCAAAACAGttgaaaagtaatgaaaataaaggTCAAGAAGCCAGAGAGTACCCGATTCGACTTGCCTTTTTGGACCCCATCTTATATACTCTAAATGTGACAACACAAACTCCTAATCTCAAAGTAAATTTAAGTTCGAGTCCTAATAATTCTATTGTGTCTAATTTAAGTATTCAGAGCCTTATAAATTCACCGCCACTGACAAGCGCAGTGACGCATATTCCTGAAACATTAAATGCAACCGAAAAATTCCCTAATAATCCAGGAAGTATAACTAAAACACTCTCAAATCGGTACAGCGATACTACCACCAATAAAGCAACCACTGAAGTCAGAACTCAATGTATTTTACGCAGTTGTGATTTTCCACTCATTTGTAAGATTTTACTATCAAGCTCCCAAGATTCTGGAAGATTACATGTTGAGCAGGCGAGACAATCCCTCTTCGAGGGATCAGAGGTAGTTTTCAACTGTGCCGACGGTTATGTTTTAGAAGGTGTCAACCGTACAACATGCAAAACCAATGGCTTGAGCCATAAAATTCCAAGTTGCAGTAAGTTTACAAGTTTGCTTCTGCAATCCAAATATAacattgctattgtttttgttttttttttacagttccATGCTGCGACGCAGACTTCAAATTGAGCTGCACACCACCACTGAAATGTGTCTATGAGGAACCCAACATTAGTACAAAACACGTCATAACGAATTATTTTGCAGATACTGTAGTTAGAGAACATTTTAAACTTAGTTTCGAATGCGCTGACGGTTATCTCCTTGAAGGttcgaaaataagaaaatgtacAGCGAAAGGCTGGTCAAATGTGATGCCTAGATGTGGTAAGAATTCGCACATATCGGTTGAAATGTAATCAATTCTGAACACAAGTGATTTTcgtttaaagtttttgtaatattttataaaagttttaaatatttttccccAATTCACAAATCTTCTTTACAGTTAATTATTGCGATGTATTGGATTTGGGAATTCCGAAGTTCCCGCTTAAGTGTCAAATGCTTGACTCATTAACAGGACTTACAAATGGCTGCCAATATTCACTCTGGCAGAGGAAAGTGAAAGAAGGCTCCTATTTTGAATATAGCTGCGAAAATGGATACAATCTGCATGGAATGAATCGTTCAACCTGCTTGAATAATGGCTGGAATAGTGACGCACCTTCATGCAGTAAGCTGTGATATTTTTGGCTACACGTACGagtgttttgaaataaatccTGTATTAACAGTTCCCTTGTGTGATTTAAAACTTATCCGTCCATGTCAATCTCCGTTAATCTGTAAAGGAAACCAAAAGTGGCCTAGACCTCCTAGACCTTTGTTCAGCTTCGCCAACATGTCTGACGTGGCCACCTTGGACTTAACTGAAGACTTAACTGTAGACTTTTCTTGTGAAGTTGGTTATGAATTAGTTGGTGCGAAGGTCATCACATGTTCAAAAGATGGATGGAGTCATAGTATTCCTACTTGCAGTAAGTTTTCATTTCTGGCTTTGAATGATCTAGTAATGtataattttccatttattcTAAGAGAAAAGTGAATGTGATGATAGTATATTGGACGACTGCACTTATCCGTTGATATGTTGGCGGTATTATTTTGGGATGAGAGAGTATACAAGAATCTACAAAGGAAGCGTGCAGAAATTATCCCAAaatgaaaaactatttattaGTTGTGAAAATGACTATCTTTTGTCAGGCAATAATTATTTAACTTGTAAGGGAGGCAAATGGAATGGCACTATGCCTAAATGTATCGGTAGGTACTTCGTGTTATAGCTATTACTCAATAACTTCTCACCAACCTCATCTTCCTTAATACAAAGAACCGTCATGCAGAGCCGATTTGTTACCTAAATGTGAAAATCCAATGATTTGCACTGCTTACTATTATAATTCGGGGAGGGTgcaagaaataattaataactaTGGGGAAAGTTCTAAAACGTTTCCTACAAACACTATGGTGGTTTTCAATTGCACTGATGGTCACGTGCTAAATGGCGCCAAAACAGCAACCTGTAACAACCATGGCTGGAAATACGACGGCGATATTTACAACTCTGAATGTCGTAAGTTGTCGTACAAGTTTATTTGTTAACGGTTTGCGTGCAAATTAGACTTTTCCTTTTTGATTTCTTTAAGAACGAATCTCTAACACTTGTGACAAAGGAATACTGGATAACTGCACTTATCCACTAATTTGTAAGAGATCCTACACCGAGTTCGGGgattttaaaaaaatccaaagtGCGACCTCCCAAAAATCAATTTCTGATGCGgaagaaataaaattcagaTGTGCTTATGGTTATGTGTTGGATGGCAGAAACGCTTTAACTTGCATGGGAGGCAAATGGAATGGCACTATGCCTAAATGTATCGGTAGGTACTTCGTCTGATAGCTATTACTCAATAACTTTTCACCAACCTCATCTTCCTTAATATAAAGCACCGTCATGCAGAGCCGATTTGTTACCTAAATGTGAACATCCAATGATTTGCACTGCTTACTATTATAATTCGGGGAGGCTGCAAGACATAATTAATAACTATGAGGAAAGTTCTAAAACGTTTCCTACAAACACTATGGTGGTTTTCAATTGCACTGATGGCCACGTGCTAAATGGTGCCAAAACAGCAACCTGTAGCAACCATGGCTGGAAATACGACGGCGATATTTACGACCCTGAATGTCGTAAGTTGTCgtacaattttatttgttaacgGTTTGTGTGTAAATCAGAATTTTCCTATTTGATTTCTTTAAGAACGAATCTCTAACACTTGTGACAAAGGAATACTGGATAACTGCACTTATCCACTAATTTGTGAGAGTTTCGGCACCGAGTTCTggtttttattcgaaaatgcCACCTCCCAGGAATCAATTTCTGATGCGgaagaaataaaattcagttGTGATTCTGGTTATGTGTTGGATGGCAGAAACACTTTAACTTGTAAGGGAGGCAAATGGGATGGCACTATGCCTAAATGTATTGGTacgtattatatttatttcttcagtCTATCTGATTTCAGATATTCGTCATAATATTTTTCCACCAGTACATTCCTGCAGCGCTGATTTACTACCCGAGTGCAAATACCCATTAACTTGCACGCGCTACGACTCCGAGTTCAAATCCGAGCAGATAATAACTGATAACAGTTTTAATGAGTCTACAAATTATGCTCTAAATACTAAGGTTGTTTACGGTTGTGCTGAAGGCTTAAAGTTGAAAGGCGAAGAGCAGACCACTTGTAGTTCAAACGGTTGGAGTCATGTGCAAAGTCTTAAGCTACCGCAATGCAGTGAGTTGATTTCTCAACAGTTTTATAtcgtttacatttttattgctt contains the following coding sequences:
- the LOC105231033 gene encoding modular serine protease-like encodes the protein MQKVLVTFPKMSSFQTFLLLIVTLCVSWKSAIAAKVCSAENKEWACKSGDCIATKNLCDGIPHCRDGSDETKASCKGMQCSFASFRCDYGACILLDFVCDGIPDCVDSSDEDSEMCLKRRNDLLNDEIDEEINRKKCIDDGQMECWSGQCISITDKCNGVEDCDDGTDELYSLCQTILCMQHQFQCDYGACLPMKAKCNGTKECFDGSDEYEGL
- the LOC115066497 gene encoding sushi, von Willebrand factor type A, EGF and pentraxin domain-containing protein 1-like; the protein is MIVQKTSVHSPAATTSAENFDWFKYFKKPFEHTQVKIPQINKNQTFPIDIRNSTPSKQLKSNENKGQEAREYPIRLAFLDPILYTLNVTTQTPNLKVNLSSSPNNSIVSNLSIQSLINSPPLTSAVTHIPETLNATEKFPNNPGSITKTLSNRYSDTTTNKATTEVRTQCILRSCDFPLICKILLSSSQDSGRLHVEQARQSLFEGSEVVFNCADGYVLEGVNRTTCKTNGLSHKIPSCIPCCDADFKLSCTPPLKCVYEEPNISTKHVITNYFADTVVREHFKLSFECADGYLLEGSKIRKCTAKGWSNVMPRCVNYCDVLDLGIPKFPLKCQMLDSLTGLTNGCQYSLWQRKVKEGSYFEYSCENGYNLHGMNRSTCLNNGWNSDAPSCIPLCDLKLIRPCQSPLICKGNQKWPRPPRPLFSFANMSDVATLDLTEDLTVDFSCEVGYELVGAKVITCSKDGWSHSIPTCKKSECDDSILDDCTYPLICWRYYFGMREYTRIYKGSVQKLSQNEKLFISCENDYLLSGNNYLTCKGGKWNGTMPKCIEPSCRADLLPKCENPMICTAYYYNSGRVQEIINNYGESSKTFPTNTMVVFNCTDGHVLNGAKTATCNNHGWKYDGDIYNSECQRISNTCDKGILDNCTYPLICKRSYTEFGDFKKIQSATSQKSISDAEEIKFRCAYGYVLDGRNALTCMGGKWNGTMPKCIAPSCRADLLPKCEHPMICTAYYYNSGRLQDIINNYEESSKTFPTNTMVVFNCTDGHVLNGAKTATCSNHGWKYDGDIYDPECQRISNTCDKGILDNCTYPLICESFGTEFWFLFENATSQESISDAEEIKFSCDSGYVLDGRNTLTCKGGKWDGTMPKCIVHSCSADLLPECKYPLTCTRYDSEFKSEQIITDNSFNESTNYALNTKVVYGCAEGLKLKGEEQTTCSSNGWSHVQSLKLPQCISPCDLDIFKSCKPPLICYYFGPEMTNWLTVDNSSLINYVAINSIVGFNCEDGFKLQGSRSISCDPEGWNEPISKCVK